A DNA window from Gillisia sp. Hel1_33_143 contains the following coding sequences:
- a CDS encoding DEAD/DEAH box helicase: MTFQDLNLNTPLLNALEDLKFETPTPIQEQAFSTIMSGKDVVGIAQTGTGKTFAYMLPILRMLKYSEQKNPRILVMVPTRELVVQVVEEIEKLAAYINVRVAGVYGGVNINTQHQDLLQGQDIVVATPGRLYDLVIRRAVQLKSIQKLVIDEVDVMLDLGFRFQINNILELIPDNRQNIMFSATMTEAVEELIDANFRTPEKISVAISGTPLDNIEQRGYKIPNFHTKANFLKELLKDKETYSKVLIFVGYKRLADRLFEILSLEFEEECTIIHSNKSQNYRLRSIRQFGDGFCRILVATDVMARGLDIEHVSHVINFDTPEYPENYMHRIGRTGRAERQGISFLLTTEKEEENLEKIQTLMRMEVPQFELPESVEISTILIPEEQPKVFEINNPNKNEDAPGPAFHEKSAKNQKVNLGGSYRREIAKKYKKPKTRGDKNYNKRNKK; this comes from the coding sequence GTGACTTTTCAGGATCTTAATTTAAATACTCCTCTGCTTAATGCTTTAGAGGATCTAAAATTCGAAACCCCTACTCCTATTCAGGAACAGGCATTTTCTACCATTATGTCTGGTAAAGATGTAGTGGGTATCGCGCAAACCGGTACCGGGAAAACCTTTGCTTATATGTTGCCTATCTTACGCATGCTTAAATATTCTGAGCAAAAGAATCCGCGTATCTTGGTAATGGTGCCTACCAGAGAATTGGTAGTACAGGTGGTAGAAGAAATTGAAAAGCTTGCAGCATACATTAATGTGAGAGTTGCAGGAGTTTATGGTGGTGTAAATATAAATACGCAACATCAAGATCTATTACAAGGTCAGGATATTGTTGTTGCTACCCCAGGACGTTTGTACGATCTTGTTATAAGAAGAGCGGTTCAATTAAAGTCTATTCAGAAATTGGTGATAGATGAAGTTGATGTAATGTTAGATCTTGGATTTAGATTTCAGATCAACAATATCTTAGAATTAATACCGGATAATCGTCAGAATATTATGTTCTCTGCAACCATGACAGAGGCCGTAGAAGAGTTGATAGATGCGAATTTTAGAACTCCTGAAAAAATATCGGTTGCAATTAGTGGTACTCCATTAGATAATATCGAGCAACGCGGATACAAAATTCCAAATTTTCATACAAAGGCTAATTTCTTAAAGGAGTTACTAAAAGATAAGGAAACCTATTCTAAGGTTTTGATCTTTGTAGGATATAAAAGATTAGCAGATAGATTGTTCGAGATCTTGAGTCTTGAATTTGAAGAAGAATGTACTATCATCCACTCCAATAAAAGTCAGAATTATAGATTACGAAGTATCCGTCAGTTTGGAGATGGTTTTTGCCGAATTTTAGTGGCTACAGATGTAATGGCACGTGGACTCGATATTGAGCATGTTTCTCATGTTATAAACTTTGACACTCCAGAATATCCCGAAAACTATATGCACCGTATTGGTAGAACCGGCCGTGCAGAAAGACAAGGGATCTCTTTTCTTTTAACAACTGAAAAGGAAGAAGAAAACCTTGAGAAGATCCAAACCTTGATGAGAATGGAAGTTCCGCAATTTGAACTTCCCGAAAGTGTTGAAATATCTACTATATTGATTCCCGAAGAACAACCAAAAGTTTTTGAGATCAATAATCCTAATAAGAATGAGGACGCTCCGGGGCCTGCTTTTCACGAAAAGAGCGCAAAGAATCAAAAAGTGAATTTAGGAGGTTCTTATAGAAGAGAGATCGCCAAAAAATATAAGAAGCCAAAAACTCGAGGAGATAAGAATTACAACAAGCGTAATAAGAAATAG
- a CDS encoding NADPH-dependent FMN reductase has product MKKILAFAGSSSSISINQRLVTHVANRIQGHEVKVINLRDFEIPMYSADVELKSGFPIDIRIIKNLIEEHDALVIAVNEHNGSVSSFFKNIIDWLSRLDRNFLSNKKILLMSTSPGIRGASSALEYTKGIFPRFGGQVIESFSFPSFNENFENESVINEVLNMGIEDVLTTFSHEIDG; this is encoded by the coding sequence ATGAAAAAAATTCTTGCCTTTGCAGGCTCAAGTAGTAGTATTTCTATTAATCAGAGATTAGTAACTCATGTGGCCAATAGGATTCAGGGTCATGAGGTTAAAGTTATTAATTTAAGAGATTTTGAGATCCCTATGTACAGTGCAGATGTAGAGCTAAAAAGCGGATTTCCAATAGATATTCGCATCATTAAAAACCTTATTGAAGAACACGATGCTTTAGTTATTGCTGTTAATGAGCACAACGGATCTGTTTCTTCGTTTTTTAAAAATATCATAGATTGGCTTTCAAGATTGGATAGAAATTTTCTAAGCAACAAAAAGATCTTGTTAATGAGTACCTCACCAGGTATTCGTGGTGCGTCTTCTGCATTAGAATATACCAAAGGAATTTTCCCAAGATTTGGAGGGCAGGTAATAGAAAGTTTTAGCTTCCCTTCTTTCAATGAAAATTTTGAAAATGAGAGTGTTATAAATGAAGTGTTGAATATGGGAATAGAAGATGTTTTAACAACTTTCTCTCATGAAATTGATGGATAA
- a CDS encoding anthranilate synthase component I family protein has translation MRSVKKYEVANIHLFKQQLLEWSKRYDEITWLDSNNYQQNHSRFDAVLALQAFTLIKTDYVHAFDKLQEYQQTTKDWIFGYLSYDLKNDVEQLKSNNLDLLDFPELYFFQPQKLIFIKNNEVEFQYLRIVDDEMDSDFKEIHILEINTLKRAAPSQKGEIQSRISPSQYLERIQELMAHIHRGDIYEANFCQEFYLEDTSIEPFQVFKDLNAISLSPFATFFKWENNYLLSASPERYLQKKGNKIISQPIKGTARRDENETIDLRIAKELEEDLKERSENIMIVDLVRNDLSHTAKKGSVKVEELCKIYSFRQVHQMISTVTSELADGIPPVEVLRSTFPMGSMTGAPKISAMKIIEELEVSKRGLYSGAVGYFTPEGDFDFNVVIRSILFNANSNYVSFSVGGAITAKSVPQKEYEECLLKSKAMREVLLNGIKE, from the coding sequence TTGCGAAGTGTAAAGAAATATGAAGTTGCTAATATTCATCTTTTTAAGCAACAGCTTTTAGAGTGGAGTAAGCGCTATGATGAGATAACTTGGTTAGATAGTAATAATTATCAACAGAATCATAGTCGTTTTGATGCAGTTTTAGCACTGCAGGCATTCACCCTTATTAAAACAGACTATGTACATGCCTTTGATAAACTTCAGGAATATCAACAAACCACGAAAGATTGGATCTTTGGGTATCTCTCTTATGATCTAAAAAATGATGTAGAACAGCTAAAATCTAATAATTTAGATCTTCTAGACTTTCCTGAGCTTTACTTTTTTCAACCTCAAAAGTTGATCTTTATAAAAAATAATGAGGTTGAATTTCAATATCTAAGAATAGTGGACGATGAGATGGATTCTGATTTTAAAGAAATACATATATTAGAAATTAATACCCTTAAAAGAGCTGCTCCTTCTCAAAAAGGAGAAATTCAATCTCGAATATCTCCATCTCAATATTTAGAAAGAATACAGGAACTTATGGCTCATATACATAGGGGCGATATCTATGAGGCTAATTTCTGCCAAGAATTTTATTTAGAAGATACGAGCATAGAACCATTTCAGGTTTTTAAAGATCTAAATGCAATATCACTATCTCCATTTGCTACCTTTTTTAAATGGGAAAATAACTATTTGCTTTCTGCATCTCCGGAAAGATATCTTCAGAAAAAAGGAAATAAGATCATCTCACAACCCATTAAAGGGACTGCAAGGCGCGATGAGAATGAAACTATAGATCTACGCATTGCTAAAGAATTAGAAGAAGATCTAAAAGAACGTTCAGAAAATATTATGATCGTAGATCTGGTAAGGAACGATCTTTCTCATACCGCAAAAAAAGGAAGTGTAAAGGTAGAAGAACTATGTAAGATCTATTCATTCAGGCAGGTACACCAAATGATCTCAACTGTAACTTCTGAGCTTGCAGATGGAATTCCACCTGTGGAAGTCTTGCGTTCTACTTTCCCGATGGGAAGTATGACCGGAGCTCCTAAAATTTCAGCAATGAAGATCATAGAAGAGTTGGAAGTTTCAAAAAGAGGCTTATATAGCGGCGCAGTAGGATATTTTACTCCAGAAGGAGATTTTGATTTCAATGTAGTAATAAGAAGTATTCTGTTTAATGCTAATTCTAATTATGTATCATTTTCTGTGGGAGGTGCTATTACAGCTAAATCTGTTCCTCAAAAGGAATATGAAGAATGTCTGCTGAAATCTAAAGCTATGAGAGAAGTACTACTTAATGGTATAAAGGAGTAG
- the tilS gene encoding tRNA lysidine(34) synthetase TilS yields MEKAFKQLLKLQFPFLCQGKLLLAVSGGVDSVVMTHLCKLAKLDFSIAHCNFNLRGDESNEDEIFVKELAEELGVEAFTQSFDTEGFARDAKLSIQMAARDLRYSWFEELRSTRNFDYILSAHHANDNVETFLINLVRGTGIEGLTGIKDTNGYIIRPLLNFTRKEIENYATSNHLNWREDSSNASSKYMRNNIRHQVVPILEEINPQFIESFSQSQRFLKESVDLVDDYIALLYKEIVEKTSIGYQLNVEVLKRIPNNKAVLYQLLKSFGFTEWSDVHALLQAQSGKMVFSRSYRLIKDRDHLLLTEIPNKETDKEYEILTYEDVVMLPIGTFSFHEVSEVKEVDEHHIFIPKELLKFPLILRKWKHGDHFFPFGMKGKKKLSDYFKDKKISLPEKENVWLLCSNNEIVWVVNHRADNRFSVTDASQKIIKITYTP; encoded by the coding sequence ATGGAAAAAGCATTTAAACAACTCTTAAAATTACAGTTTCCTTTTCTATGTCAAGGGAAGCTGCTGTTGGCCGTGAGCGGAGGGGTGGACAGTGTTGTTATGACACATCTCTGCAAGTTAGCAAAACTGGATTTTTCTATTGCACATTGCAATTTTAATTTGAGGGGTGATGAGAGTAATGAAGATGAAATCTTTGTAAAAGAGCTTGCTGAAGAGTTAGGAGTTGAGGCTTTTACTCAATCTTTTGATACAGAGGGTTTCGCTAGAGATGCAAAACTTTCTATTCAGATGGCCGCAAGAGACCTTCGCTATTCGTGGTTTGAAGAATTGCGTAGCACTCGTAATTTTGATTATATTTTGAGTGCTCATCATGCAAATGATAACGTAGAAACTTTCTTGATAAATCTGGTTAGAGGTACAGGAATAGAAGGTTTAACAGGAATTAAAGACACCAATGGCTATATTATAAGACCTCTTTTAAATTTTACTAGAAAAGAGATCGAAAATTACGCTACAAGCAATCATTTGAATTGGAGGGAGGATAGCAGTAATGCATCTTCAAAATATATGCGCAATAATATCAGGCATCAGGTGGTTCCAATTCTGGAAGAGATAAATCCCCAGTTTATAGAAAGTTTTTCTCAGTCTCAAAGATTTTTGAAAGAAAGCGTAGATCTGGTAGATGATTATATCGCTTTATTATATAAAGAGATTGTTGAAAAGACTTCTATTGGATATCAACTTAATGTAGAGGTTCTCAAAAGAATTCCAAACAATAAAGCGGTACTGTATCAATTACTAAAGTCTTTTGGCTTCACAGAGTGGAGTGATGTACACGCCTTACTGCAAGCTCAATCTGGAAAAATGGTCTTTTCGAGATCTTATAGATTGATTAAAGACAGAGATCATTTATTACTTACTGAGATTCCTAATAAAGAAACGGATAAGGAATACGAAATCTTAACCTATGAAGATGTAGTTATGCTTCCTATAGGAACTTTTAGTTTTCATGAAGTTTCTGAAGTGAAAGAGGTTGATGAACATCATATTTTTATTCCCAAAGAACTGTTGAAATTTCCGTTGATCTTACGAAAATGGAAACATGGAGATCATTTTTTTCCATTTGGAATGAAAGGAAAGAAAAAGCTTAGTGACTACTTTAAAGACAAAAAAATATCTTTGCCCGAGAAGGAAAATGTTTGGTTGCTTTGCTCAAATAACGAAATTGTTTGGGTGGTTAATCACAGAGCCGATAATAGATTTTCGGTGACAGATGCTTCTCAAAAAATAATAAAAATAACGTATACCCCATGA
- a CDS encoding protein-disulfide reductase DsbD family protein: MKYFLILILFVTSIFSSQAQVFTSGADENQVEDPVSWDVKLEKQNDSIYKLIINAKIEKGWHLYSQNIGDEGPIATSFIFEDAPKDYLAIGEMTEPDVPSIFDEVFEMEIKYFEDNAEFIQEIKVLDEDAVIKFEVEYMACNDTQCLPPETVPFQISVLKNEASKGYTDVNVTSIDVNMSNNLKIGVKGGENYQLEQQKEKKGYLSIFLLGFLGGLIALLTPCVFPMIPLTVSFFTKGAKTRKQGLTNAILYGFFIFAIYLLLSLPFHLLDSVAPEILNNISTNVTLNIVFFVIFIVFSLSFFGYYEITLPTSWSSKMDDKASSVGGIVGIFFMALTLALVSFSCTGPILGSLLGGSLSSDGGATQLSFGMGGFGLALALPFALFALFPNWLNSLPKSGGWLNTVKVVLGFLELGLAFKFLSNADLVQHWGILKREIFIGIWIIVGIGLMLYLFGIIRFPHDGPKKKLSKGRFGLGALTFLFVLYLFPGLTNTPFANLEYISGFPPPLFYSVYDKETEGPLGLEAYKDWDKGLEAAKEQNKPIMIDFTGWACVNCRKMEEQVWSDPEVYETIKNQYILISLYVDDRKELPTQEQFNYVRENGSIKKIKTIGDKWATFQTVNFKNNSQPFYVLLDTEMNLLSEPVGYTPNIKKYLKWLKSGVANFRQTVKE; this comes from the coding sequence ATGAAATATTTCTTAATCCTGATCCTGTTTGTAACCTCAATATTTTCAAGTCAGGCCCAGGTTTTTACCTCTGGTGCAGATGAGAATCAAGTTGAAGATCCAGTATCTTGGGATGTAAAGCTTGAAAAACAGAACGATTCTATTTATAAATTGATTATTAATGCCAAAATTGAGAAAGGTTGGCATCTATATTCTCAAAATATTGGAGATGAAGGGCCAATAGCTACGAGTTTTATCTTTGAAGATGCTCCCAAGGATTATTTGGCAATAGGTGAAATGACCGAACCAGATGTCCCATCTATATTTGATGAGGTATTTGAAATGGAGATCAAATATTTTGAAGATAATGCAGAATTCATTCAAGAAATAAAAGTTTTGGATGAAGACGCAGTGATCAAATTTGAGGTGGAGTATATGGCTTGTAATGATACGCAATGCCTGCCGCCAGAGACAGTTCCTTTTCAAATTTCGGTCTTAAAGAATGAAGCCAGTAAAGGGTACACAGATGTAAATGTTACTTCTATAGATGTAAATATGTCTAACAATCTAAAGATAGGAGTTAAAGGTGGAGAAAATTATCAACTAGAACAGCAAAAAGAAAAGAAGGGATACCTTTCTATTTTCTTATTAGGATTTTTAGGAGGTCTTATTGCCTTACTAACGCCTTGTGTTTTTCCTATGATACCGCTTACAGTCTCTTTTTTCACTAAAGGTGCTAAAACCCGTAAGCAGGGCTTAACTAATGCGATTCTCTACGGTTTTTTTATTTTTGCAATCTATCTGTTATTAAGTCTACCTTTCCATTTGCTAGATAGTGTAGCACCAGAGATCTTAAATAATATCTCTACTAATGTTACTTTGAATATTGTCTTTTTTGTAATATTTATAGTTTTCTCATTATCATTTTTTGGGTATTACGAGATAACCTTGCCAACTTCATGGAGTAGTAAAATGGACGATAAAGCTTCCAGCGTAGGGGGTATTGTAGGAATCTTTTTTATGGCACTTACCTTGGCTTTAGTTTCATTTTCTTGTACAGGTCCTATTTTAGGTTCTTTATTGGGAGGTTCTTTAAGCAGTGATGGTGGAGCAACACAATTATCTTTTGGAATGGGTGGATTCGGACTTGCATTGGCTTTACCATTTGCCTTGTTTGCATTATTTCCAAACTGGTTAAATTCTTTACCAAAAAGTGGAGGATGGCTTAATACCGTAAAAGTAGTTCTAGGTTTCTTAGAATTAGGACTTGCTTTTAAGTTCTTATCTAACGCAGATCTTGTACAACACTGGGGAATTCTAAAAAGAGAAATATTCATCGGCATTTGGATCATAGTAGGTATAGGTCTCATGTTATACCTCTTCGGAATTATTAGATTTCCACATGATGGTCCAAAAAAGAAGTTGAGTAAGGGTAGGTTTGGTCTGGGTGCCTTAACGTTCCTTTTTGTTTTATACTTATTTCCTGGGTTAACAAATACGCCGTTCGCAAATCTTGAATATATAAGTGGTTTCCCGCCACCTTTGTTCTATAGCGTATATGATAAAGAAACTGAAGGACCTTTAGGATTAGAAGCCTATAAAGATTGGGATAAAGGTTTAGAAGCTGCGAAAGAACAGAATAAACCTATTATGATAGATTTTACAGGATGGGCGTGCGTAAATTGTAGAAAGATGGAGGAGCAGGTGTGGAGTGATCCAGAAGTATATGAAACCATCAAAAATCAATATATACTGATTTCTTTATATGTGGATGATAGAAAAGAGTTACCTACTCAAGAACAATTCAACTACGTAAGGGAAAATGGATCTATAAAAAAGATAAAAACTATAGGAGATAAATGGGCGACTTTTCAAACAGTCAATTTCAAAAATAATTCACAGCCTTTCTATGTATTATTAGATACAGAAATGAATCTACTATCAGAGCCTGTAGGATATACTCCCAATATCAAGAAATATCTTAAATGGCTAAAATCTGGTGTAGCAAACTTTAGACAAACGGTAAAAGAATAA